In Parus major isolate Abel chromosome 1, Parus_major1.1, whole genome shotgun sequence, the following proteins share a genomic window:
- the FBXO40 gene encoding F-box only protein 40 — translation MHGDSMIKHRAQKAPPGQHRHCERCFSRHCRAPIEVSVSCMVISCRLHCGATFHMCKEEEHKLLCPLEQVSCLNSAYGCPFSMARFKLGKHLQVCPASVVCCSMEWNRWPNVDSDTTLHKNIMKEALNEECLDTALALRDQKILFRTLKIAELFPEWRKKDELEELMDQAMGGEAGAVGGAACGSQEGNNQSELSQREREDLAKDKEGMDLGSYKTWENIFSKELLACQVTGSATSTGQKTEEASKKTASASHAANSTEKAKEGPDGAEEGKGQKSEQVTPSRELNGLAPWQEGVLERLKKEVGVADYNMYLVHHGGMLIRFGQMAACTPREKDFVYGNLEAQEVKTVYTFKVPVSYCGKRARLGDALGHKMPTSDKSVDTSELGINVEELPKTNIVEATLLCALEKELKGHEISEARGIDGLFVDFATQTYSFPLEPFSSGAVLADILDENSPPELHMELYTECVTRRHNKSSSAFTFTCSHFFRRDEFPSHFKNVHADIQSCLDGWFQHRCPLAYLGCPFVQNHFRPEGLKAKVIYSKPLKTFAIKPEVDTILAEPGKYNFTVDSRGRNKDLLSSLPVEVLKYIAGFLDSFSLSQLSQVSVLMRDICATLLQERGMVLLVWEKKRYSHGGTSWRARKKIWQFSSLFSRVHNWQRSDVPSMSEHLRNCPFYQAEHRTDPVLLTGMTESREQTRKTLVSTFKHRV, via the exons ATGCACGGGGACTCTATGATCAAG CACCGGGCCCAGAAAGCTCCCCCTGGGCAACACAGGCACTGTGAGCGATGTTTCAGCCGGCACTGCCGCGCGCCCATTGAGGTCTCCGTGTCCTGCATGGTGATCAGCTGCCGCCTCCACTGTGGGGCCACCTTCCACATGTGCAAGGAGGAGGAGCACAAATTACTCTGCCCCTTGGAGCAGGTGTCCTGCCTCAACTCAGCCTATGGCTGTCCTTTCTCCATGGCCCGCTTTAAGCTGGGAAAGCACCTCCAGGTCTGTCCAGCCAGTGTTGTCTGCTGCTCGATGGAGTGGAACCGCTGGCCAAACGTGGATTCAGACACAACCCTGCACAAGAATATTATGAAAGAGGCCTTGAACGAAGAATGTCTGGACACAGCTTTGGCACTCAGAGACCAGAAGATACTTTTCAGGactttaaaaatagctgaatTATTTCCAGAGTGGAGGAAAAAGGATGAACTGGAGGAACTAATGGATCAAGCCATGGGTGGGGAAGCAGGTGCTGTgggaggagctgcctgtggTTCCCAAGAGGGCAATAACCAGTCTGAGCTCAGTCAACGTGAGCGGGAAGATTTGGCAAAGGACAAAGAGGGAATGGACCTGGGGAGTTACAAAACCTGGGAGAACATTTTCAGCAAAGAGCTTCTGGCTTGCCAGGTAACGGGCTCAGCAACCAGCACAGGACAAAAGACGGAGGAGGCTTCCAAGAAAACAGCATCAGCCTCTCATGCTGCCAACTCCacagaaaaggcaaaggaagGACCTGATGgtgcagaagaaggaaaaggccAAAAGTCTGAACAAGTAACACCAAGTAGAGAACTGAATGGACTGGCTCCCTGGCAAGAAGGGGTCCTGGAAAGGCTGAAGAAGGAAGTCGGTGTAGCTGATTACAACATGTATCTGGTGCATCACGGGGGAATGCTCATCCGCTTTGGCCAGATGGCTGCTTGCACTCCGAGAGAAAAAGACTTTGTCTATGGGAACTTGGAAGCTCAGGAGGTGAAGACTGTCTACACCTTCAAAGTGCCAGTTAGTTACTGTGGCAAAAGAGCACGACTAGGAGATGCACTGGGCCACAAGATGCCAACTTCAGACAAGTCAGTGGATACCTCAGAACTGGGAATAAATGTAGAAGAACTACCTAAGACAAACATAGTTGAAGCCACGCTGCTATGTGCTCTGGAAAAAGAGCTGAAAGGCCATGAGATCTCTGAAGCAAGAGGTATCGATGGACTCTTTGTGGATTTTGCAACACAGACATACAGCTTTCCTTTGGAGCCCTTCTCCTCTGGTGCAGTTCTAGCAGATATTCTGGATGAAAACAGCCCACCAGAACTGCACATGGAGCTCTACACTGAATGTGTAACCAGAAGACACAACAAAAGCAGTTCAGCTTTCACATTCACTTGCAGTCATTTCTTTAGGAGGGATGAGTTCCCATCCCACTTCAAGAATGTGCACGCTGATATCCAGTCATGCCTGGATGGGTGGTTTCAGCATCGCTGCCCACTGGCCTACTTGGGATGTCCTTTTGTCCAAAATCACTTCCGCCCTGAGGGACTTAAGGCCAAGGTTATTTACAGCAAGCCTCTCAAGACATTTGCTATTAAGCCAGAGGTGGACACCATACTTGCTGAACCGGGCAAGTACAATTTCACAGTGGATAGTCGAGGGAGAAACAAGGACTTGCTGAGCAGCCTCCCAGTGGAAGTGCTCAAGTACATTGCAGGATTCCTGGACAGCTTCAGTTTATCTCAGCTATCACAAGTGTCAGTGCTCATGAGGGACATCTGTGCCACTCTTCTTCAAGAGAGGGGAATGGTCCTGCTggtctgggagaaaaaaagatattccCATGGTGGTACTTCTTGGAGAGCTCGCAAAAAG ATCTGGCAGTTCAGCAGCCTGTTCTCCAGAGTTCACAACTGGCAGCGCAGTGACGTCCCGAGCATGTCGGAGCACCTGAGGAATTGTCCCTTCTAccaggcagagcacaggacGGACCCCGTGCTGCTGACGGGCATGACTGAATCTCGGGAGCAGACTCGAAAGACTTTGGTCTCTACTTTCAAGCACAGAGTCTGA